The proteins below come from a single Diadema setosum chromosome 21, eeDiaSeto1, whole genome shotgun sequence genomic window:
- the LOC140244457 gene encoding uncharacterized protein, translating to MPPKKKSAEEVDLSALRDEVANLSRILNGKFSQLEKAVSEVKEGQQGILNSITFLNAKFEEMKKTTERLEGENHELKQKNQQLEGRVDDLTHQINDLDQYHRRVNLEIAGVPEEKGENPEKIVLKIAQKITEDVSAGDIDIAHRIGKEDDQRGPRPIIVRFTNRRSRNMIYDGRRKLQHFTTKDFGLRSSSKGNGRIYVNENLVASTRELLKETNRARRLAGYKYLWTHNGRIYVKKNDGGAISVINRKEDLSKLQ from the coding sequence ATGCCTCCGAAGAAGAAATCTGCTGAGGAAGTGGATCTCAGCGCGTTGAGAGATGAAGTGGCAAATCTCTCACGTATTCTCAACGGCAAATTTTCTCAACTGGAGAAAGCGGTCTCGGAGGTCAAGGAGGGCCAGCAAGGCATATTGAACTCTATTACTTTTCTAAATGCCAAATTCGAGGAGATGAAAAAGACCACCGAGCGACTGGAGGGAGAAAATCACGAgctcaaacaaaaaaatcagcaGCTGGAGGGAAGAGTGGACGATCTGACTCACCAAATTAATGACCTTGATCAGTACCACCGTCGGGTCAACCTTGAAATCGCCGGCGTGCCGGAAGAAAAGGGTGAAAACCCTGAAAAGATCGTCTTAAAGATTGCTCAAAAGATCACCGAAGATGTGAGCGCTGGCGACATCGACATTGCTCATCGAATAGGAAAAGAGGATGATCAGCGGGGACCACGGCCGATAATCGTGAGATTCACCAACCGACGCTCACGAAACATGATCTACGACGGCCGAAGAAAGCTACAGCACTTCACCACGAAAGATTTCGGGCTCCGCAGCAGCTCTAAGGGCAACGGACGGATCTACGTCAACGAAAACCTTGTCGCGTCCACCAGGGAGCTGCTGAAGGAAACTAACAGAGCAAGGAGGCTGGCCGGATACAAGTACCTGTGGACCCACAACGGGCGAATCTACGTGAAGAAAAACGACGGAGGCGCAATCAGTGTCATCAACAGGAAAGAGGACCTGTCAAAGCTACAGTAA